A single genomic interval of Brevibacillus brevis harbors:
- a CDS encoding PhoH family protein translates to MKKIYVLDTNVLLQDPRAMFSFADNEIVIPAVVLEEIDSKKRYMDEIGRNARYVSRLFDSFRELGQLHTGITLETGGLFRVELNHSSFHRLQKQFTEMSNDNRILAVALNLQEEENGKPQPRPVILVSKDALMRVKADALNISAEDFLSDRVVGEFSSIYPGYQKMMVASDIIKTYYATRKLQLASCFPRYRFYPHQFLVLKDECNPSISAIGKVDPDGKMLEMLISDDDPIWGIRARNVQQRMATELLLRDDIPLVTMTGKAGTGKTLLALAAGLLQIEDQQKYKKLLVARPIVPLGKDIGYLPGEKEEKLRPWMQPIYDNLEYLFNTKRPGDLDKILAGMGSLQVEALTYIRGRSIPEQFIIIDEAQNLTKHEVKTILTRVGDGSKIVLMGDPEQIDHPYLDESNNGLTYVVEVFKDQKLAGHIRLEKGERSVLAQLAADLL, encoded by the coding sequence TTGAAGAAAATCTACGTACTGGACACCAACGTACTCCTGCAAGATCCAAGGGCGATGTTTTCTTTCGCTGACAATGAAATTGTCATACCAGCCGTCGTATTAGAAGAAATCGATTCCAAAAAGCGGTACATGGATGAAATTGGCCGCAATGCTCGGTACGTATCTCGGCTCTTTGACAGTTTTCGTGAGCTGGGGCAATTGCACACAGGCATTACCCTAGAAACAGGTGGGTTGTTTCGGGTGGAATTGAATCATTCCTCTTTCCACCGCCTTCAGAAACAATTTACGGAAATGAGTAATGACAACCGCATTTTGGCGGTCGCACTAAACTTACAGGAGGAGGAAAACGGAAAGCCACAGCCAAGACCAGTCATTTTGGTAAGTAAGGATGCTCTCATGAGAGTCAAGGCTGATGCATTGAATATTTCCGCAGAGGATTTTCTTTCGGATCGAGTTGTGGGAGAGTTCTCCAGTATTTACCCGGGGTATCAGAAGATGATGGTAGCGTCCGACATCATCAAGACTTACTATGCGACAAGAAAGCTGCAACTGGCCTCCTGTTTTCCGCGCTATCGCTTTTACCCTCATCAATTTTTAGTGCTGAAGGACGAATGCAACCCATCTATTTCAGCTATTGGAAAAGTCGACCCGGACGGAAAAATGTTAGAAATGCTTATTTCAGATGATGATCCGATTTGGGGCATCAGAGCCCGTAACGTGCAGCAACGGATGGCAACCGAATTGCTGTTACGTGATGATATTCCTTTAGTAACCATGACCGGTAAGGCCGGTACAGGAAAAACCTTGCTGGCATTAGCAGCGGGCCTGCTGCAAATCGAGGACCAGCAAAAATACAAAAAACTGTTAGTGGCAAGACCTATTGTTCCGCTTGGAAAAGACATCGGTTATTTGCCCGGCGAAAAAGAAGAGAAGCTTCGACCGTGGATGCAACCGATTTATGATAATTTGGAATATTTGTTTAACACAAAGCGGCCAGGAGATCTGGATAAAATTTTGGCAGGCATGGGTAGTTTGCAGGTGGAAGCTTTGACGTATATACGGGGGCGCTCCATCCCCGAACAATTTATTATCATTGATGAAGCCCAAAACTTGACAAAGCATGAAGTGAAGACGATCCTGACGAGGGTGGGGGACGGCTCGAAAATTGTGCTAATGGGTGATCCTGAGCAGATCGATCATCCGTATCTGGATGAGAGCAACAACGGTTTAACCTACGTGGTAGAAGTATTTAAAGACCAAAAGCTGGCTGGGCATATCCGCTTGGAAAAAGGCGAACGGAGTGTGCTCGCACAGCTGGCCGCAGATTTATTGTAA
- a CDS encoding YhcN/YlaJ family sporulation lipoprotein — translation MPVKRIMICCLGFSLLLTACMSGNKPPANQAAQPKHATHTQRVQQTTPEPAYNQSSQATADRLVQLATRVKRVHSATAVVLGKYAVVGITVDPNLDRPEVGVIKYTVAEALKEDPQGANAVVTADPAIVQRLREMRDDIRRGHPVAGITEELADIVGRIIPQLPRSVQPREETPSQVKEKRMHKEPQGQNKINANRTGTP, via the coding sequence ATGCCTGTGAAACGGATCATGATCTGCTGCCTCGGTTTTAGCTTGTTGCTTACAGCATGCATGTCGGGAAATAAACCACCGGCGAATCAGGCTGCACAGCCGAAGCATGCCACTCATACGCAACGCGTTCAGCAAACAACTCCTGAGCCTGCTTATAATCAATCTTCTCAAGCCACCGCTGACCGTCTGGTCCAACTGGCAACACGTGTGAAAAGGGTACACAGCGCGACTGCTGTGGTCTTGGGCAAATATGCCGTAGTCGGTATTACGGTGGACCCGAATCTGGATCGCCCAGAAGTCGGCGTCATTAAGTATACGGTTGCGGAAGCACTGAAAGAAGATCCTCAAGGAGCGAACGCTGTCGTAACGGCAGACCCTGCCATCGTACAGCGGTTACGTGAAATGAGAGATGATATTCGTCGCGGCCATCCTGTTGCCGGAATTACGGAAGAGTTGGCAGATATCGTAGGTCGGATCATTCCCCAACTGCCGCGCAGTGTGCAGCCTCGCGAAGAAACCCCTTCTCAGGTAAAAGAAAAACGCATGCACAAAGAGCCGCAAGGACAAAACAAGATCAACGCAAATCGTACAGGAACACCTTAA
- a CDS encoding trans-sulfuration enzyme family protein — translation MNFATKLLHGSTCIDPFTGASSVPIYQASTFHQADIDQPGTFDYARSGNPTRQALEEAIASLEGGARGFAFSSGMAAISSVFMLFSAGDHVVVAEDVYGGTFRFLTKVLSRMGISVTFVDATDTEAVRAAITPATKGVYLESPSNPTLKVTDIVAVSRIAKDHNLLVIVDNTFLTPYYQRPLELGADVVIHSATKFIGGHSDVVAGLAVTREAALGEQLYFIQNGMGAILGVQDCWLVMRGLKTLKARLDVSTKTAASLADWLSSHPQVSRVYYTGLADHPGHLIQTQQATGHGAVLSFDVGNRERAKALFDRVKLPIVAVSLGAVETILSYPATMSHAAMPAEERAARGITDGLIRLSAGLEDFDDLVADLKQALDHLPSETPVYKEKEVFSRA, via the coding sequence ATGAATTTTGCAACCAAGCTCCTCCACGGTTCGACTTGCATTGACCCGTTCACAGGTGCGTCGTCGGTTCCGATTTATCAGGCTTCCACGTTTCATCAGGCTGATATTGATCAGCCAGGTACATTTGATTATGCCAGATCAGGCAATCCGACCAGGCAGGCTTTGGAGGAAGCCATTGCGTCTCTGGAGGGAGGCGCACGCGGTTTCGCGTTCTCATCTGGCATGGCTGCCATTTCCAGCGTGTTCATGTTGTTTTCAGCTGGAGACCATGTTGTAGTAGCGGAGGATGTTTACGGTGGCACGTTTCGGTTTTTGACAAAGGTATTGTCAAGAATGGGCATCTCCGTTACGTTCGTGGATGCAACAGATACAGAAGCTGTTCGTGCGGCCATTACACCGGCAACGAAAGGGGTATACCTGGAGAGCCCCTCCAATCCCACCTTAAAGGTGACAGACATTGTAGCAGTTTCTCGTATCGCGAAGGATCACAACTTGCTCGTCATAGTCGATAATACGTTCCTTACCCCATATTACCAGCGACCATTGGAGCTTGGCGCGGATGTGGTCATTCATAGTGCAACGAAGTTTATCGGAGGGCATAGCGACGTCGTGGCAGGTCTGGCTGTAACCAGAGAGGCTGCGTTGGGGGAGCAGCTCTACTTTATCCAGAATGGCATGGGAGCGATTCTGGGTGTGCAGGACTGCTGGCTCGTGATGCGTGGGCTCAAAACATTGAAAGCCCGATTGGATGTGAGCACGAAAACAGCCGCGAGCTTGGCTGACTGGTTGTCTTCGCATCCACAAGTAAGCCGAGTCTACTATACAGGACTGGCGGATCATCCCGGTCATTTGATTCAAACACAACAAGCGACTGGTCATGGGGCTGTTCTTTCTTTTGATGTAGGGAACCGCGAGCGAGCAAAAGCGTTGTTTGATCGCGTAAAATTGCCGATTGTGGCTGTCAGCCTCGGGGCAGTCGAAACGATTCTCTCGTACCCAGCTACGATGTCACATGCAGCCATGCCTGCTGAGGAAAGAGCAGCAAGGGGAATCACAGATGGTTTGATCAGGTTGTCAGCTGGTTTAGAGGATTTCGATGACTTGGTGGCAGATTTGAAGCAAGCTTTGGATCATTTACCATCTGAAACACCAGTCTATAAAGAAAAAGAGGTATTCTCCCGGGCTTAA
- a CDS encoding aminotransferase class I/II-fold pyridoxal phosphate-dependent enzyme, producing MKLETKLIQAGVGRDEKTGAVSFPVYYATAYRHPALGQSTGYDYTRTANPTRTILEETIAEAESGDAGFACASGMAAVHTVMGLFSQGDHLIVSLDLYGGTYRLFEQVLSRYGLTFSYVDLRDIGALKNALLPNTKAIFVETPTNPLMQITDIRAVTQLAKQHGLLTIVDNTFLTPYCQRPLELGADIVLHSATKYLAGHNDVLAGLIVTKGEELSEKIRFLHNSIGAVLGPQDCWLLVRGMKTLALRMERHQSNALIVAEKLREHPAVAEVFYPGLPEHPGHEIQVNQATGHSGMVSFRVRDAEQVGLFLQNLQIVSFAESLGGVESLCTYPATQTHADIPQEVREHVGVCDRLLRLSVGIEHPDDVVADLFQALNASLVVGGSVR from the coding sequence ATGAAATTGGAAACAAAGTTGATTCAGGCGGGAGTAGGCAGAGACGAAAAAACAGGGGCGGTGAGCTTTCCTGTTTACTATGCAACGGCTTATCGCCATCCTGCCTTGGGCCAGAGCACTGGATATGATTATACGCGCACTGCTAATCCTACTCGCACCATATTGGAGGAGACTATCGCTGAAGCGGAATCAGGGGATGCAGGATTCGCTTGCGCCTCAGGAATGGCTGCTGTTCATACTGTCATGGGCTTGTTTTCCCAAGGGGATCATCTGATCGTTTCACTCGATCTGTACGGGGGAACCTATCGATTGTTCGAGCAAGTGCTCTCTCGCTACGGTCTGACGTTTTCATACGTGGATTTGCGTGACATTGGTGCACTCAAAAATGCGCTTCTTCCAAATACAAAGGCTATCTTTGTTGAGACACCAACCAATCCACTCATGCAGATTACCGATATTCGAGCAGTAACGCAATTGGCGAAGCAGCACGGGCTCCTGACGATTGTAGACAACACATTCTTAACCCCGTATTGTCAACGCCCACTAGAGCTTGGCGCAGATATCGTCCTACATAGTGCAACCAAGTATTTGGCAGGACATAACGATGTGCTGGCTGGACTCATCGTCACAAAAGGGGAAGAGTTGTCGGAAAAAATCCGGTTTTTGCACAATTCAATCGGTGCTGTGCTCGGACCACAAGATTGTTGGCTCCTCGTGCGCGGGATGAAAACATTGGCATTGCGGATGGAGCGCCATCAATCCAATGCCTTGATCGTAGCGGAAAAGCTGCGTGAGCATCCAGCAGTTGCGGAGGTGTTTTATCCAGGTTTGCCCGAGCATCCGGGGCATGAGATCCAGGTGAATCAAGCGACTGGGCATAGTGGGATGGTATCGTTCCGTGTACGTGATGCAGAGCAGGTGGGATTGTTCCTGCAAAATCTGCAAATCGTGTCCTTTGCCGAAAGTCTGGGTGGCGTCGAGTCATTGTGTACGTATCCGGCGACGCAGACTCACGCCGATATCCCGCAAGAAGTACGAGAGCATGTCGGTGTTTGTGATCGATTGTTACGACTGTCGGTTGGCATCGAGCATCCAGATGATGTCGTAGCCGATTTGTTTCAGGCATTAAATGCTAGTTTGGTCGTAGGGGGGAGTGTACGATGA
- a CDS encoding pyridoxamine 5'-phosphate oxidase family protein, with translation MAETVSQSLSEDLFQLLQKERFVTLGTVDHESGAPSLSSLSWTYAVSADTIRFAVDNRSRILANIAKEPQVVLHLIGAGSSFAINGRATVKTDRLEGVPLKLAMAEIKIEAVRDIMFYGSRISVEPQYEKTYDKNAAAKLDNQVMTALKDAN, from the coding sequence ATGGCTGAAACTGTTTCCCAATCTCTTTCCGAAGATTTATTCCAGCTCTTGCAAAAGGAGCGTTTTGTTACCTTGGGCACAGTAGATCATGAGTCAGGGGCACCATCGCTCAGCTCCTTGTCCTGGACGTATGCTGTCAGCGCCGATACGATTCGTTTTGCCGTGGATAATCGCTCACGTATTTTGGCTAATATTGCGAAGGAACCGCAAGTTGTCCTGCATTTAATCGGTGCCGGCTCATCTTTTGCCATTAATGGTCGTGCTACCGTCAAAACAGACCGACTGGAAGGTGTTCCGCTCAAGCTGGCCATGGCAGAAATCAAAATTGAGGCCGTTCGTGATATTATGTTTTATGGTTCCCGTATTTCCGTAGAACCACAATATGAAAAGACGTATGACAAAAACGCGGCAGCGAAGCTGGACAATCAAGTTATGACCGCCTTGAAAGATGCAAATTAA
- a CDS encoding DUF5665 domain-containing protein — MQQIDQVLEELQEVRKVNERMHKIAMFLEDIRLADVIQNYTAPRKLLWINFLAGLARGLGLTIGTAIVLAFLGSLLTQFLSIPILGDYIRQLVEYVETYKQRP; from the coding sequence ATGCAGCAAATTGACCAAGTTCTTGAAGAGCTTCAGGAAGTTCGGAAGGTAAATGAGCGGATGCATAAAATTGCAATGTTCCTGGAAGATATTCGACTAGCAGATGTGATCCAAAATTACACAGCCCCGCGCAAGCTGCTCTGGATCAATTTCCTCGCAGGTCTTGCCCGGGGTCTGGGATTGACGATTGGTACTGCTATCGTTTTGGCTTTCCTCGGCTCCCTCTTGACGCAATTTCTATCAATCCCCATTCTAGGGGATTACATCAGACAATTGGTGGAGTACGTCGAGACTTACAAGCAGCGACCTTAA
- a CDS encoding YlaH-like family protein: protein MDWIQIASTYVPTNPDQLTAYDSFRIWADKYRAWILFVELIIVYYLGFATRIRMPILKNVLLYILLFAGALIFAILDVQLPVKSAMMVAIAILVIVKVRIKPEQTGRK from the coding sequence ATGGACTGGATACAAATCGCATCAACCTATGTGCCAACGAATCCAGATCAGCTCACAGCATATGACAGCTTTCGCATATGGGCTGATAAATATCGGGCTTGGATTTTGTTTGTGGAATTAATTATTGTCTATTATCTTGGCTTTGCTACCCGTATTCGTATGCCTATTTTGAAAAACGTGCTCTTGTACATCCTTTTATTTGCCGGAGCTCTCATTTTCGCTATTCTGGATGTGCAGCTTCCTGTGAAAAGTGCAATGATGGTGGCGATCGCGATTCTCGTGATTGTAAAGGTACGGATCAAGCCGGAGCAAACTGGGCGAAAGTGA
- a CDS encoding glutathione peroxidase, whose translation MSLYDIAVKTISGDEKTLAAFKGHVLLIVNVASQCGLTPQYKGLQELYTRYQDKGLVVLGFPCNQFAGQEPGTEEEIATFCDRNYGVTFPLFAKIDVNGPGTHPLYQYLKEHAQSDEHSDIEWNFAKFLVDKDGHVVKRISARTQPEELISDIESLL comes from the coding sequence ATGAGCTTGTATGATATTGCCGTCAAAACGATTTCCGGTGATGAAAAGACATTAGCCGCCTTCAAAGGGCATGTCCTGCTAATCGTAAACGTCGCCAGCCAATGCGGCCTTACCCCTCAATACAAAGGGCTACAGGAGCTGTATACGCGTTATCAGGATAAGGGTCTCGTCGTTCTCGGCTTCCCTTGCAACCAGTTCGCTGGGCAAGAGCCAGGAACAGAAGAAGAAATCGCAACGTTCTGCGATCGAAATTACGGCGTAACGTTCCCGCTGTTTGCAAAGATCGATGTCAATGGTCCTGGTACTCACCCGTTGTATCAGTATTTGAAGGAGCATGCCCAGAGCGATGAACATTCAGATATCGAATGGAACTTCGCCAAATTCCTCGTGGATAAAGACGGTCATGTCGTAAAACGCATCAGTGCTCGTACTCAACCGGAAGAACTCATCTCTGATATTGAGAGTCTGTTGTAA
- the typA gene encoding translational GTPase TypA: MKRLDIRNIAIIAHVDHGKTTLVDKLLIQSGTFRSNQQVEERMMDSNDLERERGITILAKTTSVKYKDFTINILDTPGHADFGGEVERIMSMVDGVLLIVDAFEGCMPQTRFVLKKALEAKVTPIVVVNKVDRDNARPQEVINEVYDLFIDLDATEDQLEFPIVYASGLQGIAGLEPDKLEGDLRPLFDTIVEHMPAPDADESAPLQMQVTMLDYNDFLGRIGIGRIYRGTMNLNEMVSVTTREGEVKKARIQKLFGFSGLQRVEQKTARAGDIVAISGIDDINVGETVCHVDHPEALPLLKIDEPTLQMTFLVNNSPFAGREGKHVTSRKLRDRLMAELETDVSLRVDETDSPDAYVVSGRGELHLSILVENMRREGFELGVSKPEVIIRMIDGQKMEPAELLIIDVPEEYTGAVMETLGQRKAEMVNMINNGFGQVRLEFIIPSRGLIGYRTEFLTITRGYGILNHSFDSYRPLVPGAVGGRHAGVLISHETGTATTYGLMSVEDRGTMFIHPGTEVYEGMIVGEHNRDNDLVVNVCKEKHATNVRSATKDETVKMKAPRMLSLEEALEYLNDDELCEVTPQSVRLRKKYLNKSDRERYEKQRRYEAQPQA; the protein is encoded by the coding sequence ATGAAGCGTCTTGACATACGCAACATTGCAATTATTGCCCACGTTGACCACGGAAAAACAACGCTGGTTGACAAACTTTTGATCCAATCGGGCACATTCCGCTCGAATCAACAGGTAGAAGAGAGAATGATGGACTCTAACGACCTGGAGCGCGAGCGTGGAATTACGATCCTGGCGAAAACCACTTCTGTTAAATACAAGGATTTCACAATTAACATCTTGGATACACCAGGCCATGCTGACTTCGGTGGCGAGGTTGAGCGTATCATGAGCATGGTGGATGGCGTTCTGTTGATCGTCGACGCCTTCGAAGGCTGTATGCCACAAACGCGCTTTGTACTGAAAAAAGCGCTGGAAGCAAAAGTTACCCCTATCGTTGTCGTGAACAAAGTTGACCGCGACAATGCACGTCCTCAAGAAGTTATCAACGAAGTGTACGACCTGTTCATCGATCTGGATGCGACGGAAGACCAGTTGGAATTCCCAATCGTATATGCTTCCGGTCTGCAAGGGATTGCAGGACTTGAGCCAGATAAGCTGGAAGGCGACCTTCGCCCACTGTTTGACACCATCGTAGAGCATATGCCTGCTCCTGACGCAGACGAATCTGCTCCGCTCCAAATGCAAGTAACCATGCTGGATTACAACGACTTTTTGGGTCGTATCGGGATTGGCCGCATCTATCGCGGAACCATGAACCTGAATGAAATGGTATCTGTCACTACCCGCGAAGGCGAAGTGAAAAAAGCACGGATTCAAAAGCTGTTCGGTTTCTCCGGATTGCAACGTGTTGAGCAAAAAACAGCACGAGCAGGAGATATCGTAGCGATTTCGGGTATTGACGATATCAACGTAGGGGAAACCGTTTGCCACGTTGACCATCCAGAGGCATTGCCACTCTTGAAAATTGACGAGCCTACCCTGCAAATGACGTTCCTTGTGAACAACAGCCCGTTTGCTGGTCGCGAAGGTAAGCACGTGACTTCCCGCAAGCTGCGTGATCGTCTGATGGCTGAGCTGGAGACAGATGTATCTCTGCGTGTAGATGAAACAGATTCGCCAGATGCGTATGTGGTTTCTGGACGCGGTGAATTGCACTTGTCCATCTTGGTAGAGAACATGCGTCGTGAAGGCTTTGAGCTAGGTGTGTCCAAGCCTGAGGTTATCATTCGTATGATCGATGGACAAAAAATGGAACCGGCTGAGCTGCTGATCATTGATGTGCCTGAAGAATACACAGGGGCAGTAATGGAGACATTGGGTCAACGTAAAGCCGAGATGGTTAACATGATCAACAACGGCTTTGGACAAGTTCGCCTGGAATTCATTATTCCATCCCGCGGTTTGATCGGATATCGTACAGAGTTCTTGACGATTACTCGCGGTTACGGTATTCTCAATCACTCCTTCGACAGCTATCGTCCACTTGTACCAGGAGCGGTAGGAGGACGTCACGCAGGGGTACTCATTTCCCACGAGACAGGAACAGCTACCACGTACGGCTTGATGTCCGTTGAAGATCGCGGAACCATGTTCATTCACCCAGGTACAGAAGTATACGAAGGCATGATCGTGGGCGAGCACAACCGTGACAACGATCTTGTTGTTAACGTATGTAAAGAAAAGCATGCGACCAACGTACGTTCTGCGACCAAGGATGAGACTGTCAAAATGAAGGCTCCTCGCATGTTGTCCTTGGAAGAGGCACTGGAATATCTGAACGACGATGAGCTGTGCGAAGTAACACCTCAATCCGTTCGTCTGCGCAAAAAATATCTGAACAAATCAGATCGTGAGCGCTATGAGAAGCAAAGACGCTATGAAGCACAACCGCAAGCGTAA
- a CDS encoding YhcN/YlaJ family sporulation lipoprotein has product MERYGPKCLVGLLMIATMMSGCASFSSHPKNQAHTQSTTYQQAPGARTSLAHDYHAYTGGINARNYRNGYTVNGFNQDLAEQLTMVADDVPGVERATVLVSGTDAVIGIRVRKNFGPEQTRIIEQQVHSAVRSRVPNFSIQVASDAATFDRIRAIHADIYEEATHRTNQVDVRPDMKSQITNTSTEFRSLLHDIGRRIPTVTP; this is encoded by the coding sequence ATGGAACGGTACGGCCCAAAATGTTTGGTTGGCTTGCTTATGATTGCAACCATGATGAGCGGATGCGCAAGCTTCAGCAGCCATCCAAAAAATCAAGCGCACACACAAAGTACCACCTATCAGCAAGCCCCAGGTGCTAGGACAAGCCTCGCTCATGATTATCATGCCTACACTGGCGGAATCAATGCCCGCAATTATCGAAACGGATATACGGTTAACGGTTTTAATCAGGATTTGGCTGAACAGCTCACCATGGTCGCAGATGACGTGCCTGGTGTGGAACGTGCTACTGTTCTCGTGAGTGGCACCGATGCGGTCATCGGAATTCGTGTTCGGAAAAATTTTGGCCCTGAACAAACGCGCATAATCGAACAGCAAGTCCACTCCGCCGTTCGTTCACGCGTTCCCAATTTCTCGATCCAAGTAGCATCCGACGCAGCCACATTTGACCGGATTCGTGCCATCCATGCAGATATTTATGAAGAAGCGACGCATCGGACCAATCAAGTTGATGTGAGACCCGACATGAAAAGCCAGATCACCAATACATCCACGGAATTTCGTTCTCTGCTCCACGATATTGGCCGCAGAATTCCTACTGTCACTCCATAA
- the speD gene encoding adenosylmethionine decarboxylase, protein MEYSTFGRHVAVDTWGVQFDLLNDAEFLKKEMIEAAEACGATVLSVQAKQFSPQGATVLVLLSESHLSIHTYPERGFAALDCYTCGETVDPQIAIDYLVSVLKPEKTYAKKLVRGLGELQVVEPEMKLVEATK, encoded by the coding sequence ATGGAATATTCGACTTTCGGAAGACACGTTGCTGTTGACACATGGGGAGTTCAGTTTGATTTGTTGAACGACGCAGAATTTTTGAAAAAGGAAATGATTGAGGCTGCTGAGGCATGCGGTGCTACGGTACTGAGTGTGCAAGCGAAGCAGTTTTCTCCTCAGGGTGCTACCGTACTGGTTCTTCTCTCGGAAAGCCACCTGTCCATTCATACGTATCCTGAGCGCGGCTTTGCTGCTCTGGATTGCTACACGTGTGGGGAAACCGTTGATCCGCAAATCGCCATCGACTACTTGGTATCCGTGCTGAAGCCGGAAAAAACTTACGCGAAGAAATTAGTTCGTGGTTTGGGTGAACTGCAAGTTGTTGAGCCAGAAATGAAACTGGTTGAAGCGACAAAGTAA
- a CDS encoding GNAT family N-acetyltransferase: protein MITIRNAKAEDLPALIAIEHLCFSPDEAATQEAFEKRIRLIPDSFFVAEADGVIAGLVNGPVVESTFITDDLFQTIKENPASGGHQTILGLAVSPAFQNRGIASKLLAHLEASARESGRETITLTCKKNLISYYESHGYLNNGVSSSDHAGAIWYNMSKPLQLR from the coding sequence ATGATTACTATCCGTAATGCCAAAGCAGAAGATTTGCCAGCACTGATCGCCATCGAGCACCTTTGCTTCTCACCAGATGAGGCTGCGACCCAGGAAGCATTTGAGAAGCGTATTCGATTGATTCCTGACAGCTTTTTTGTAGCGGAAGCGGATGGGGTCATTGCGGGTTTGGTCAATGGACCCGTCGTCGAATCCACCTTCATTACCGATGATCTTTTTCAAACGATTAAAGAAAACCCGGCATCTGGCGGCCATCAAACCATTTTAGGATTAGCGGTTTCTCCCGCTTTTCAAAATCGCGGCATTGCCTCCAAGCTCCTCGCACACCTGGAAGCATCCGCAAGAGAGTCCGGCCGTGAGACGATCACGCTTACTTGTAAGAAAAATTTGATTAGCTACTATGAAAGTCATGGATACCTCAACAACGGTGTTTCCAGCTCAGATCACGCTGGTGCAATTTGGTACAATATGAGCAAACCATTACAATTGCGCTAA
- a CDS encoding DUF4446 family protein gives MEAFLSQIPNVAILLLAVIALTLILLWIVILQSVRISRLRKSINRIMTGTGGANLEEGLHRLLDQVEEMKKQHSDQQFAINRLSQRMAAQCGKIAIIRYNAFGDVGSDLSFSLAVTDDAGNGVVITSIFGREESRVYAKPLEQGTSSYHLSEEEQAAIKKAMTSTAGI, from the coding sequence TTGGAAGCATTCCTATCACAAATCCCCAATGTAGCGATCCTGCTTTTAGCCGTCATCGCATTGACACTGATCCTGTTATGGATCGTGATTTTGCAGTCTGTCCGGATTAGTCGATTGAGGAAATCAATCAACCGGATTATGACAGGGACGGGAGGAGCCAATCTCGAGGAAGGCTTGCACAGACTGCTGGATCAGGTAGAGGAAATGAAAAAGCAGCACAGTGATCAGCAGTTTGCCATCAATCGTCTGTCACAACGAATGGCAGCGCAATGCGGCAAAATAGCGATTATCCGTTACAATGCTTTCGGGGATGTCGGCAGTGATCTTAGCTTTTCGTTGGCGGTAACAGATGACGCTGGGAACGGCGTCGTGATCACCAGCATTTTTGGACGAGAAGAATCTCGTGTGTATGCCAAGCCGCTTGAGCAAGGGACATCGAGCTACCATTTGTCTGAAGAAGAACAGGCTGCGATCAAAAAAGCGATGACCTCAACCGCAGGGATATAA
- a CDS encoding YktB family protein encodes MPTFPGFRQEDFDVFAIDGLDARMDAIKTNIRPKFEVLSQHFAPFLSVATGDEMFTHIAKHARRTVNPPADTWVAWANDKRGYKKHPHFQIGLWGTHLFVWYAVIYESPSKELISHAFNKRLDEVIAMVPEHFHWSPDHMQPASTSQKELGTAGVKKLVDRLAQVKKAELLCGITIDRHDPILADGEALVSRLEETFGVLSKLYSLGNSRG; translated from the coding sequence ATGCCAACGTTTCCAGGCTTTCGTCAAGAAGATTTTGATGTTTTTGCCATTGATGGACTGGATGCTCGGATGGACGCGATCAAAACCAATATCCGTCCCAAATTCGAAGTACTCAGCCAGCACTTTGCGCCTTTTCTCTCCGTAGCAACCGGGGATGAAATGTTTACGCACATAGCAAAACATGCACGCCGTACGGTGAACCCACCAGCTGATACGTGGGTTGCCTGGGCTAATGATAAACGCGGTTACAAAAAACACCCGCACTTTCAAATCGGCTTGTGGGGAACACATTTGTTCGTTTGGTACGCAGTAATCTACGAGTCTCCTTCCAAAGAGCTGATCAGTCATGCGTTTAACAAGCGTTTAGATGAGGTCATCGCGATGGTTCCGGAGCATTTTCACTGGTCTCCAGATCATATGCAACCAGCAAGCACGTCTCAAAAAGAGCTGGGCACGGCTGGCGTGAAAAAGTTGGTGGACAGGCTGGCACAGGTAAAAAAAGCGGAATTGCTCTGTGGAATTACTATTGACCGTCATGATCCAATCCTTGCAGACGGAGAAGCATTGGTGAGTCGTCTCGAAGAAACATTTGGCGTATTGAGCAAGCTCTATTCATTAGGAAATTCTCGTGGATAG